Genomic segment of Truepera radiovictrix DSM 17093:
CGGTCGCCGTTCACGCCGTGAACTTCATCCCCTTGGGGCCGGAGGATACCGTTTTCATCGCGGGCGCGGGCCCCATCGGGCTCCTCTGCGCGAGCGTGCTGCTGCATGCCGGGGTGCAGCAGGTGGTCGTGAGCGATACCAGTGCGGCGCGGCTGGGGGTCGCCCGCGCCATCGGCGTCCACGCAGCGCTGAACCCAGCGGAGACGGACCTCCCCGCAGCCCTTCAAGACCTCACCGGGGGACGCGGCGCGGACGCGTGCATCGAGGCGGTCGGGGTAAGCGCCACCGTCGCGCAGGCTCTCGACTGCGCCAAGGACGGCGGCACCGTGGTGTGGCTCGGCAACAACGCTCGAGTCGTCGAGGTCGATATGCAGACGGTCGTTACGCGCGAGCTGCGCGTCTTGGGCTCCTACGGGATGAGCCACGAGGACTTCAGGCAAGCCCTAGAGCTCCTCGCCGGCGGGCACATCCCGACAGCCGAGCTCGTTCACCGGCGGGCGAGGCTCGAGGAGGGAGCGACGCTCTTCGACGAGTTGCTCGCCTCCCCCGAAGTCGTCAAGTGCCTCATCACCCCGCACCGCTGAGCGCCCCTCAGCCGCCCTCTGCAGGCGACAATGCAGCGAGCCCCCCTGGGGGTCTGTACAATAAGGGGCCAACGGGTACACTGGTGTGCCTACACCGCGCCCCCGGCAGCTAGCGCCGGCCGCCGAAAACCGTGGGGCGTTCGACCCAAGAACCGTAACCGGATAACGGGTAGACCAAAGGAGGCCCAAACGTGGCGGATACCCTCGAGAAGACCGGCCTGAGCCCCGAGGAGCAGCGGCAGCTCCAGGAGATCGAACTTAGAGAGTGGCTCGAGTCGCTCGAGTACGTGCTCGACAGCTCCGGCCCGGAAAGGGCGCTTGAGCTCCTTAAAAAGCTCGAGCAGCACGCCAAAAAGCTCGGCGTCGAGATCCCTTTTAGCGCCAACACGCCCTACATCAACACCATCCCCGCCGAGGAGGACGAAACCTACCCCGGCGACTTGGGGATTGAAAAACGCATCCGCAACCTTATCCGCTGGAACGCCATGGCCATGGTGGTGCGCGCCAACAAGCTCTCTGACGGCATCGGTGGGCACATCTCGACCTACGCCTCGGCGGCGACGCTCTACGAAGTCGGGATGAACCACTTTTTCCGGGGCGAGGGCGCCGGGCTCGACGCCGACATGATCTACTTTCAGGGCCACGCCAGCCCCGGCATCTACGCCCGCTCGTACCTCGAGCGCCGCATCCACAAAGAGCACCTGCGCAACTTCCGCCGCGAACTGCAGGGCGGCCCGAGCTTGACGAGCTACCCGCACGCCTGGCTGATGCCCGAGTACTGGACCTTTGCGACCGTCTCGATGGGTCTGGGGCCTATCATGTCGATCTACCAGGCGCGTTTTAACCGCTACCTCGAGGACCGCGGCCTCAAAGAGCCTGGCGGCGGAAAGGTCTGGGCCTTTCTGGGTGACGGCGAGACCGACGAACCCGAGACGCTAGGCGCCATCAGCTTAGCCGCCCGCGAAAAGCTCGACAACCTCATCTGGGTAATTAACTGCAACCTGCAGCGCCTCGATGGCCCCGTGCGCGGCAACAGCAAGATCATCCAGGAGCTCGAGGCGAGCTTCCGCGGCACCGGTTGGAACGTCATCAAAGTCGTCTGGGGCTCGGGTTGGGACAAGCTCATGCAAAAAGACACCCAAGGGGTGCTCTTGGAGCGCTTTGAAAAGCTCGTCGACGGCGAGTCGCAGCGTTACGCGGCTTTCGGCGCGCCGGAGCTGCGCAAAAACTTCTTTAACACCCCCGAGCTGCAAAAACTGATCGAGGGGTGGAGCGACGAGGACCTCGCCAAGCTCAACCGCGGCGGCCACGACCCCATCAAGGTCTACACGGCCTACAAGCGGGCGGTCGAGCACAAGGGGCAACCGACCGTCATCTTGGCGCGCACCATCAAGGGCTACGGCCTAGGCGAGTCCGGTGAGGGCAAAAACGTCACCCACCAGCAGAAAAAGCTCAACGAGGACGAGCTCAAACTCTTCCGCGACCGTTTCGACATCCCGATTAGCGACGACGAGATCGGCCAGTTCCCCTTCTACCGACCCGACGAGGACACCGAAGAGTTCCGCTACCTAAAGGCGCGGCGTGAGGCGCTCGGCGGAAGCGTACCGGCGCGGCGCGTCAAGGCCGAACCGCTCGCCGCCCCCGACGAGGCGCTCTTCGAGGAGTTTGGCAAAGGCACCGGCGACCGCGAGGTCTCGACGACGATGGTGTTCGTCCGCATCCTGGGCAAGCTCTTGCGCGACAAAACGTGGGGCAAGCTGATCGTCCCCATTATCCCCGACGAGGCGCGCACCTTCGGGATGGAGGCGCTTTTTCGCCAGATCGGCATCTACTCGCACGTCGGGCAGCTCTACGAACCCGTGGACTCGGACAACATCCTCTACTACAAGGAGTCGACCGACGGGCAGATCTTAGAGGAGGGCATCACCGAAGCGGGTTCCATCTCGTCGTTTATAGCCGCCGGCACCGCCTACGCCACCCACGGCGTCAACACCATCCCCTTCTTTATCTACTACTCGATGTTCGGCTTTCAGCGCATCGGCGACTTT
This window contains:
- a CDS encoding zinc-dependent alcohol dehydrogenase, giving the protein MTRTPPDTLPSTMRALVLTRIGELQLREVPLPEPQPGDALLKVRAVGVCGSDLHGYTGRTGRRVPPLVMGHEATAEVVGVGEGVDLPIGTRVAVHPIVQTARGRRLMGMDAPGAYAEYVVWPARNLYPLPETLDFEAGAFAEPLAVAVHAVNFIPLGPEDTVFIAGAGPIGLLCASVLLHAGVQQVVVSDTSAARLGVARAIGVHAALNPAETDLPAALQDLTGGRGADACIEAVGVSATVAQALDCAKDGGTVVWLGNNARVVEVDMQTVVTRELRVLGSYGMSHEDFRQALELLAGGHIPTAELVHRRARLEEGATLFDELLASPEVVKCLITPHR
- the aceE gene encoding pyruvate dehydrogenase (acetyl-transferring), homodimeric type codes for the protein MADTLEKTGLSPEEQRQLQEIELREWLESLEYVLDSSGPERALELLKKLEQHAKKLGVEIPFSANTPYINTIPAEEDETYPGDLGIEKRIRNLIRWNAMAMVVRANKLSDGIGGHISTYASAATLYEVGMNHFFRGEGAGLDADMIYFQGHASPGIYARSYLERRIHKEHLRNFRRELQGGPSLTSYPHAWLMPEYWTFATVSMGLGPIMSIYQARFNRYLEDRGLKEPGGGKVWAFLGDGETDEPETLGAISLAAREKLDNLIWVINCNLQRLDGPVRGNSKIIQELEASFRGTGWNVIKVVWGSGWDKLMQKDTQGVLLERFEKLVDGESQRYAAFGAPELRKNFFNTPELQKLIEGWSDEDLAKLNRGGHDPIKVYTAYKRAVEHKGQPTVILARTIKGYGLGESGEGKNVTHQQKKLNEDELKLFRDRFDIPISDDEIGQFPFYRPDEDTEEFRYLKARREALGGSVPARRVKAEPLAAPDEALFEEFGKGTGDREVSTTMVFVRILGKLLRDKTWGKLIVPIIPDEARTFGMEALFRQIGIYSHVGQLYEPVDSDNILYYKESTDGQILEEGITEAGSISSFIAAGTAYATHGVNTIPFFIYYSMFGFQRIGDFLWAAGDMRTKGFLLGATAGRTTLAGEGLQHQDGHSHVLAYPIPNLMAYDPSFAFEMAIIIREGMRRMYEAQEDLFYYLTIGNENYRQPALPEHLSFEELKEGVLKGLYLFKPAPKKAKLRAQLFGSGAIMNEVLKAQALLADYKVAADVWSVTSYKALHQDALRVERHNRLHPEQEPQTPFVYDALKEAEGVFVAASDYLKLLPDALARHLPRPMVSLGTDGFGRSEAREELRDHFEVDARFITLATLQALAQEGKVDKSVVAKALKDLEINPDKLDPHVA